A portion of the Bubalus kerabau isolate K-KA32 ecotype Philippines breed swamp buffalo chromosome 1, PCC_UOA_SB_1v2, whole genome shotgun sequence genome contains these proteins:
- the LOC129626434 gene encoding RNA-binding protein with serine-rich domain 1-like, whose protein sequence is MTPSPIPRKERFDEQPADPCKNTGATQQSGEKDRGRDKARKRRRASGGSSSSGARSRSGSSRGSSSPSASGRSGCSSGSRNSSSSSSPCSPRPWRPRYHRRRSGSKPKPPRPDEKERRRRSPAPKPTKVHVARLTRKVTREHIREIFSTFGRVRKIDLRRERMHAHPSQGHAYVEFENPEEAAKALKHMDGGQIDGQQITATAVLAPWPQPPPRRLSPLRRMLPPSPTWRRVRRCRSRSPWGRSPERRRPRCPRRRRHWSGSSSSSCQRKMEKYSGLIQGRQELRGHGSIARSPWKRS, encoded by the exons ATGACTCCGTCTCCCATCCCACGCAAAGAGCGCTTTGACGAGCAGCCCGCGGATCCCTGTAAAAATACAGGCGCCACCCAGCAGTCCGGCGAGAAGGACCGAGGCAGGGATAAAGCTCGGAAGCGGCGCAGGGCCTCGGGCGGTAGCAGCAGCTCAGGGGCTCGGTCCCGCTCAGGCTCCAGCCGCGGCTCCAGCTCGCCCTCAGCATCCGGCCGCTCGGGATGCTCCAGTGGGTCCCGCAACTCCAGCTCCAGCAGCTCCCCCTGCTCTCCGAGGCCTTGGCGCCCCCGATACCACAGGCGGCGGTCCGGTTCCAAACCCAAACCACCCAGACCAGACGAGAAGGAAAGGAGACGGCGCAGCCCCGCCCCTAAGCCCACCAAAGTGCATGTAGCGAGGCTCACGCGGAAGGTGACCAGGGAGCACATCCGGGAAATATTCTCCACCTTCGGGAGAGTTAGAAAGATCGACCTGCGCAGAGAAAGGATGCACGCGCATCCGTCTCAAGGCCATGCCTACGTGGAGTTCGAGAATCCGGAAGAGGCTGCGAAGGCACTCAAGCACATGGACGGAGGGCAAATCGACGGCCAGCAGATCACGGCCACAGCAGTGCTGGCCCCCTGGCCCCAGCCACCCCCCAGGCGACTGAGCCCTCTCCGGAGAATGCTGCCACCTTCCCCCACTTGGCGCAGGGTGAGGAGGTGCAGGTCGCGTTCCCCTTGGGGCAGGTCCCCCGAGCGCCGGCGACCCCgctgcccccgccgccgccgccactggAGCggctccagctccagctcctgCCAAAG GAAGATGGAAAAGTACTCAGGATTGATTCAAGGGCGGCAGGAGCTGAGAGGCCATGGCAGCATTGCCAGATCACCGTGGAAGCGCTCCTAG